A genomic segment from Desulfurobacterium pacificum encodes:
- a CDS encoding TonB-dependent receptor plug domain-containing protein, giving the protein MVKNKIFAFAIGVLCSLSLSSKAQDNNFSYYMVEKELEVISATKEYVSYTSVPRYMRVITREELDRWGVRNLFDLLRKFPEFYVRKTEFYLNAVGALGLKQSYFSEKVQVLIDGIPMMDPSTGSSFSTNNNFSLDNVKRVEIVYGPMTSLYGFNASLAIINLITYDSDDLNFKTGTYVNTDGSNDSYFVKTFNSNHWKGLLSLDYNEEKGPYKEYTDPIFGLSSSISAYHKHFTYYVKLKHDSGLYFNFYGVNRDSTFPISLTGLITDGDNTYTDRVAYINKIGLRRSFGEINVDTSLFYNWFYLKRGYNICPADYPYCASIDSSGLIATEKRYVRNYGVNTEVSFRAANGKVTTGFELSQVDMYKTEMAANFIPATTLTALLLGNKTAVQTFPYRELSDEDKILDEAERTIVSPYFQYFFSGERYSVLTNVRWDRSSDVGSTLSYSLSGMFKASERTFLKLNVGKSVRIPSFEEMYIKNNPVLLGNRDLKYEKIYSFMPSVEYTGDTFKFSALFYVSLIRDMIYKREISKITRKWDNASEDVRVKGFVLSLNKNFFEGEVYGELGRRMSFKGIEGTSCAEFPSWKGVVGYSLIRQKFDFDVNTEAYSRVGDVPGYYLVNMVFTFKPMRYASLGLRIDNLLDRKVLYPVSSGAIEGEGRILWLGLDILF; this is encoded by the coding sequence GTGGTAAAGAATAAAATTTTTGCTTTTGCTATAGGTGTTCTTTGTTCTCTCTCTTTGAGTTCTAAGGCGCAAGACAACAATTTCTCTTACTATATGGTGGAAAAAGAGTTAGAGGTCATTTCCGCTACGAAAGAGTACGTTTCTTATACTTCAGTTCCAAGATATATGAGAGTAATAACTCGTGAAGAGCTTGATAGATGGGGAGTAAGAAATCTTTTTGATTTGTTGAGGAAGTTTCCTGAGTTCTATGTTAGAAAAACGGAATTCTACCTTAATGCTGTTGGAGCTTTAGGGCTAAAACAAAGTTACTTTTCAGAGAAAGTGCAGGTGCTAATAGATGGCATTCCAATGATGGACCCTTCAACTGGTTCTTCTTTTAGTACTAACAATAACTTTTCTCTTGATAACGTTAAAAGAGTAGAAATCGTTTATGGACCTATGACTTCTCTTTACGGATTTAACGCTTCTTTGGCTATTATTAATTTGATAACTTACGATTCTGATGACCTTAATTTCAAGACCGGAACTTATGTGAATACTGATGGCTCAAATGATAGTTATTTTGTGAAAACCTTCAATTCCAACCATTGGAAGGGATTGTTAAGTTTGGATTACAACGAAGAAAAAGGTCCGTACAAAGAGTATACAGACCCAATCTTTGGTTTAAGCTCTTCTATATCTGCGTATCATAAGCACTTTACTTATTACGTAAAACTTAAGCACGATTCTGGTTTGTACTTTAACTTTTACGGCGTTAATAGAGATTCAACGTTTCCTATTTCTTTAACAGGTTTGATAACTGATGGTGATAATACCTATACAGATAGAGTTGCTTATATAAATAAGATAGGTTTGAGACGTAGTTTTGGTGAAATAAACGTAGATACTTCACTATTTTACAATTGGTTCTATTTAAAGAGGGGATATAACATCTGTCCTGCTGATTATCCTTATTGTGCTTCCATAGATTCTTCTGGTTTAATTGCCACTGAAAAGAGATACGTTAGAAACTACGGAGTAAACACGGAAGTTTCTTTTAGAGCTGCTAACGGAAAAGTAACGACAGGTTTTGAGCTTTCTCAGGTGGATATGTATAAAACGGAGATGGCTGCTAATTTTATACCGGCAACAACTCTTACTGCTCTTTTGTTAGGTAATAAAACTGCTGTTCAGACGTTCCCGTATAGAGAACTTTCAGATGAGGATAAGATTCTTGATGAAGCGGAAAGGACTATAGTATCACCTTATTTTCAGTACTTCTTTAGTGGAGAAAGATATTCTGTTCTTACGAATGTAAGGTGGGATAGGTCGTCAGATGTGGGGAGTACGCTGTCTTACTCTCTCTCTGGAATGTTTAAGGCTTCTGAAAGAACGTTCTTGAAATTGAACGTTGGTAAGTCGGTAAGGATTCCGTCTTTTGAGGAGATGTACATTAAAAACAATCCTGTCCTTTTGGGTAATAGAGATTTGAAATACGAGAAAATTTATTCTTTTATGCCTTCGGTTGAATATACAGGTGATACTTTCAAATTTTCTGCTCTTTTTTACGTTTCTTTAATTAGAGATATGATTTATAAGAGGGAGATTTCTAAGATTACACGTAAGTGGGATAACGCCTCTGAAGATGTGAGAGTAAAAGGTTTTGTTCTGTCTTTGAACAAGAATTTCTTTGAGGGGGAGGTTTATGGGGAATTGGGGAGGAGAATGAGTTTCAAAGGGATAGAGGGAACTTCCTGTGCTGAATTTCCCTCTTGGAAAGGAGTTGTAGGTTACTCTTTAATTCGTCAGAAATTTGATTTTGACGTTAATACTGAGGCTTATTCAAGAGTAGGAGACGTTCCAGGATATTACCTGGTTAATATGGTTTTTACCTTTAAACCGATGCGGTATGCAAGTTTAGGATTGAGAATTGATAACTTGCTTGACAGAAAGGTTCTTTATCCTGTATCCTCTGGCGCGATTGAAGGGGAAGGGAGAATTTTATGGTTAGGTTTAGATATTTTATTTTAA